The following are encoded in a window of Ruminiclostridium herbifermentans genomic DNA:
- a CDS encoding dihydroorotase: MKLLIKNGRIFDGKSATSRISDILIEDGIIVEIENEIESTGCEIIDAKEMYVLPGLVDAHCHLREPGFEYKEDIESGTRSAAKGGFTSIACMPNTNPVLDNEAMIMYIINKAKTDGIVNVYPIGAVTKGLKGEELSEIGEIKFAGAVALSDDGRPVNNSALMKKAMQYASMFDITIISHCEDLDLVDEGLMNEGYYSSILGLKGNPAPAEEVMIARDLILAEYTKATVHIAHVSTELGVDLIRNAKRRGVNVTAETCPHYFSLTEKACEGFNTNAKVNPPLRTQKDVEAIIEGLKDGTIDIISTDHAPHHIDEKNVEFKLAANGMVGFETAFPLAITYLVKPGHLTVEELVNKMCVNPSKMLGLNKGTIEIGKSADILIFDINEQYTVDTSTFESKSKNSPFDGFKLYGQPQYTIVNGNPIVREKVLL; the protein is encoded by the coding sequence ATGAAGTTACTAATTAAAAATGGACGTATATTTGATGGAAAATCTGCAACTAGCAGAATTTCAGATATTCTTATAGAAGATGGAATTATAGTTGAAATAGAGAATGAAATAGAATCAACAGGCTGTGAAATTATTGATGCAAAGGAAATGTATGTTTTACCGGGACTTGTTGATGCACACTGTCATTTAAGAGAACCAGGTTTTGAGTATAAAGAAGATATAGAATCAGGAACTAGAAGTGCAGCGAAAGGCGGTTTTACTTCTATAGCATGTATGCCTAATACTAATCCTGTTTTAGATAATGAAGCAATGATAATGTATATTATAAATAAGGCAAAAACTGATGGAATTGTGAATGTATATCCTATTGGAGCAGTAACAAAAGGCTTAAAGGGTGAAGAACTCAGTGAAATAGGTGAAATAAAGTTTGCTGGAGCAGTTGCACTTTCTGATGACGGCAGACCTGTCAACAATTCAGCTTTAATGAAAAAGGCTATGCAATATGCATCTATGTTTGATATAACAATAATTTCGCATTGTGAAGACTTAGATCTTGTTGATGAGGGTCTTATGAATGAAGGCTACTATTCTTCAATACTTGGATTAAAAGGTAACCCTGCTCCTGCTGAAGAGGTAATGATAGCAAGAGACTTAATACTCGCAGAATATACAAAAGCAACTGTTCATATAGCACATGTGAGCACTGAACTTGGAGTAGATTTGATTAGAAATGCTAAAAGAAGAGGAGTTAATGTTACAGCAGAGACATGTCCACATTACTTTTCACTGACAGAGAAAGCTTGCGAAGGCTTTAATACTAACGCAAAAGTTAATCCACCTCTTAGAACTCAAAAAGATGTAGAGGCAATTATTGAAGGCTTAAAGGATGGCACTATTGATATAATTTCAACTGACCATGCTCCTCATCACATAGATGAAAAAAATGTTGAATTCAAGCTCGCAGCTAATGGTATGGTTGGTTTTGAAACAGCCTTTCCGTTAGCAATAACATATTTAGTAAAACCTGGGCATCTTACAGTTGAAGAACTAGTTAACAAAATGTGTGTAAATCCTTCAAAAATGCTGGGCTTAAATAAAGGAACAATAGAAATAGGTAAATCTGCAGACATTTTAATTTTTGACATAAATGAACAATATACTGTAGATACAAGTACATTTGAATCAAAAAGTAAAAATTCACCTTTTGATGGATTCAAACTCTATGGACAGCCGCAATATACAATTGTAAACGGAAATCCAATAGTTAGAGAAAAGGTACTTTTGTAA
- the pyrF gene encoding orotidine-5'-phosphate decarboxylase, with product MFIDRLIEGIQEKDNPTVVGLDPKMEYIPAFIKDKTFKEYGLNLKGCAEAIIEFNKMIIDAIYDLVPAVKPQLAYYEMYGVDGIYAFDETCKYAKSKGLIIIADGKRNDIGTTAEAYSNAFLGITEIDKQIKQKAFDVDALTVNPYLGEDGIKPFINDCINNEKGIFVLVKTSNKSSGQLQDLVTQNCKSIYEIMAEYVYEWGKPVTGKYGYSSVGAVVGATYPNQAKLLRSIMKKAYILVPGYGAQGGTARDCVNSFQKDRLGAIVNASRSVMCAYKSDIWKNEYNEQKFADASRAEVIRMKNDLNSALNEGLNQK from the coding sequence ATGTTTATTGACAGATTAATAGAAGGTATTCAAGAAAAGGATAATCCAACAGTAGTTGGCTTAGATCCAAAAATGGAATATATACCAGCGTTTATAAAGGACAAAACCTTCAAGGAATACGGTTTAAATTTGAAGGGCTGTGCAGAGGCAATTATTGAGTTTAACAAAATGATAATTGACGCAATATATGATTTGGTTCCTGCTGTAAAGCCTCAGCTGGCATATTATGAAATGTATGGTGTTGATGGTATTTATGCCTTTGATGAAACTTGCAAATATGCTAAGAGTAAAGGTTTAATAATTATAGCTGATGGCAAACGTAATGATATTGGTACCACTGCTGAAGCATATTCAAATGCATTCTTAGGAATAACAGAAATTGACAAGCAAATTAAACAAAAGGCATTTGATGTGGATGCACTAACAGTAAATCCATATTTAGGTGAGGATGGCATCAAACCTTTTATAAATGATTGTATAAATAATGAAAAAGGTATTTTTGTTCTTGTAAAGACTTCAAATAAATCTTCAGGTCAGCTTCAAGATCTTGTTACTCAAAATTGCAAAAGTATATATGAAATTATGGCTGAATATGTATATGAGTGGGGAAAGCCAGTTACGGGTAAATATGGGTATAGCAGTGTTGGTGCTGTTGTAGGTGCTACTTATCCCAATCAGGCAAAACTGCTTAGGTCAATAATGAAGAAAGCATATATATTAGTTCCTGGCTATGGAGCTCAGGGAGGTACAGCAAGAGATTGTGTAAATTCATTCCAAAAAGATAGGCTTGGGGCAATAGTAAATGCATCAAGAAGTGTAATGTGTGCATATAAATCCGATATTTGGAAAAATGAATATAATGAACAGAAATTTGCCGATGCTTCAAGAGCTGAAGTAATTAGAATGAAAAATGACCTTAATTCGGCATTAAATGAAGGTTTAAATCAAAAATAA
- a CDS encoding carbamoyl phosphate synthase small subunit yields MKAFLLLEDGTVFEGNSFGMEGDVVGEVVFNTGMTGYQEVLTDPSYCGQIVCMTYPLIGNYGVNLDDVESFKPQVKGFIVRELCQTPSNWRSIETLNEYLKRNEIIGLEGIDTRELTIILRDKGTMKGTIVTAENLTEIEEKLEKLKKYTISKPVLQVTTPEVKHYSGDGYRIALLDYGLKKNIVRSLLSRKCDVTIFPATSNADEILAINPDGIMLSNGPGDPQDCQFQIETIKNLIGKKPMFGICLGHQLTALANGAKTEKLKYGHRGCNHPVKDVEKDMTYITSQNHGYTIIESSLNKEIMSVSHINMNDGTIEGIKYKNAPLFTVQFHPEASPGPGDTAYLFDEFIYMIEQSKSK; encoded by the coding sequence ATGAAGGCTTTTTTATTACTGGAAGATGGAACAGTTTTTGAGGGAAATAGTTTTGGAATGGAAGGGGATGTAGTTGGAGAGGTTGTATTTAATACTGGTATGACAGGATATCAGGAAGTTCTTACAGACCCATCCTATTGTGGACAAATTGTATGTATGACTTATCCTTTAATAGGTAATTACGGTGTCAATTTAGATGATGTAGAATCTTTTAAACCTCAGGTTAAGGGCTTTATTGTAAGAGAACTTTGCCAAACGCCAAGCAATTGGAGGTCAATAGAAACTTTAAATGAATATCTTAAGAGAAATGAGATAATTGGCTTAGAGGGAATAGATACAAGGGAACTTACAATAATTTTAAGAGATAAAGGTACCATGAAGGGTACTATAGTTACAGCTGAAAATCTGACTGAAATTGAAGAAAAGCTGGAAAAGCTAAAGAAATATACTATAAGTAAACCAGTTCTGCAAGTGACTACACCTGAAGTAAAGCATTATTCAGGTGATGGTTATAGAATTGCTCTTTTGGACTATGGCTTGAAGAAGAACATAGTAAGGTCATTATTAAGCAGGAAATGTGATGTTACTATTTTCCCTGCTACATCTAATGCAGATGAGATATTGGCTATTAATCCAGATGGTATTATGCTTTCAAATGGACCTGGAGACCCTCAGGATTGCCAATTTCAAATAGAAACTATTAAAAATCTTATAGGTAAAAAGCCAATGTTTGGGATATGCTTAGGACATCAGCTGACAGCATTGGCAAATGGAGCAAAGACAGAAAAACTTAAGTATGGACATAGAGGTTGTAATCATCCTGTTAAAGATGTTGAAAAGGACATGACTTATATAACCTCACAAAATCACGGATACACAATTATTGAGTCTTCACTTAACAAAGAAATAATGAGTGTAAGTCATATTAATATGAATGATGGAACTATTGAAGGAATTAAATATAAAAACGCACCGTTGTTTACTGTACAGTTCCACCCAGAAGCATCTCCAGGACCAGGTGACACAGCATATCTATTTGATGAATTTATTTATATGATTGAACAATCAAAAAGCAAGTAA
- the carB gene encoding carbamoyl-phosphate synthase large subunit, translating into MPKRQDIHKVLVIGSGPIIIGQAAEFDYAGTQACQALKEEGIEVVLVNSNPATIMTDANIADKVYIEPLKAEVVKNIIIAEKPDSILPTLGGQTGLNLAMELAESGFLQEQGVKLLGTATEAIKMAEDRQDFKDTMERIGEPCIASKVVTTIEDAIAFANEIQYPVIVRPAYTLGGTGGGIVNNESELREIGENGLRLSRVHQVLIEKCIAGWKEIEYEVMRDSKGNVITVCNMENIDPVGVHTGDSIVVAPSQTLADKEYQMLRTSALKIISALGIQGGCNVQFALHPTSYEYAVIEVNPRVSRSSALASKATGYPIAKVASKIAIGYGLDEIKNAVTGKTYACFEPTLDYVVVKIPKWPFDKFVKAQRTLGTQMKATGEVMAISSSFEAALMKAIRSLELGLFTLEQDIYKQLDGNEIVKKLEDVNDERIFVIAEAIRRSVELDEIHNITKIDYFFLCKIKELVLMEEKLKSLKIDQLDKAVLRRAKKMGFTDSIIAKFTNSTKEEITELRKKEGIVATYKMVDTCAAEFEAQTPYYYSTYDNYSEVKPSNREKILVLGSGPIRIGQGIEFDYCSVHSVWALKDMGYETIIANNNPETVSTDFDTSDRLYFEPLTPEDVINIVEAENPKGAIVQFGGQTAIKLTKTLDDYGVKLFGTEAKSVDAAEDREKFDEILEKTGIPRPQGRTIFTLEEALAAANELGYPVLVRPSYVLGGQGMEIAFSDKDVIEFMEIINRTVQEHPILIDKYMMGKEIEVDAICDGENMLIPGIMEHLERAGVHSGDSISVYPSQTISEKTKAIIVDYTERLAKALNVVGLVNIQYVLYNDEVYVIEVNPRSSRTVPYISKVTGIPMVDLATKVMMGKKLSDFKYGTGLYKEPNYVSVKVPVFSFEKLHGVDTTLGPEMKSTGEVLGIADNFPEALYKGIIASGIKLPQKGDGILMTVRDTDKPELAEIAEGFEKLGFTLYGTGKTANMLNHKGIATNAVKKLDEGSPNILDLIQSGKIGLIINTPTKGRKPDRDGFKIRRKAVEMSIPCLTSLDTANAILKCLKLGKTLGELDVLNLSIFE; encoded by the coding sequence ATGCCTAAACGTCAAGATATACACAAGGTACTGGTTATTGGATCAGGACCAATTATCATAGGACAAGCTGCAGAATTTGACTATGCCGGAACGCAAGCATGTCAAGCACTTAAAGAAGAAGGAATCGAAGTTGTATTAGTAAACAGTAATCCTGCAACAATAATGACTGATGCAAATATTGCAGATAAAGTATATATAGAGCCACTCAAGGCAGAAGTGGTTAAAAATATTATTATTGCTGAAAAACCTGACAGTATATTGCCAACTCTTGGAGGACAAACCGGACTAAACTTGGCAATGGAATTAGCTGAATCGGGTTTTTTGCAGGAACAGGGAGTTAAGCTTTTAGGTACTGCAACTGAAGCTATTAAAATGGCTGAGGACAGACAGGATTTCAAGGATACCATGGAAAGAATAGGTGAGCCTTGTATTGCAAGTAAAGTGGTAACAACTATTGAGGATGCAATTGCATTTGCCAATGAAATACAATATCCTGTTATTGTTAGACCTGCATATACACTAGGAGGAACAGGCGGCGGTATAGTAAATAACGAAAGTGAACTTAGAGAAATTGGTGAGAATGGACTGAGACTAAGCCGTGTTCATCAGGTTCTTATAGAAAAATGTATTGCCGGCTGGAAAGAAATTGAATATGAAGTAATGAGGGATAGTAAGGGTAATGTTATTACTGTATGTAACATGGAAAATATAGACCCTGTAGGAGTACATACGGGAGACAGTATAGTTGTTGCACCATCTCAGACCTTGGCTGATAAAGAATATCAAATGCTTAGAACCTCGGCACTAAAAATTATATCTGCTTTAGGGATACAGGGAGGATGTAATGTACAGTTTGCTCTTCACCCTACAAGCTATGAATATGCAGTTATTGAGGTTAACCCTAGAGTTAGCAGATCCTCTGCATTAGCATCAAAGGCAACAGGCTATCCAATTGCAAAGGTTGCTTCAAAGATTGCTATTGGATATGGTCTAGATGAAATTAAAAATGCTGTTACAGGTAAAACATATGCTTGCTTTGAGCCTACTTTGGACTATGTAGTAGTTAAAATACCAAAATGGCCATTTGATAAATTTGTTAAAGCGCAGAGAACTCTTGGCACACAAATGAAAGCAACTGGTGAAGTAATGGCTATAAGCAGTTCCTTTGAGGCTGCCTTAATGAAAGCTATTCGCTCACTTGAATTAGGATTATTTACATTAGAGCAGGATATATACAAGCAGCTTGATGGTAATGAGATTGTGAAAAAGCTTGAGGATGTTAATGATGAAAGAATTTTTGTCATTGCAGAAGCTATACGCCGTTCAGTTGAACTTGATGAAATTCATAATATAACTAAAATTGATTACTTCTTCCTTTGCAAGATAAAAGAACTTGTGCTTATGGAAGAAAAACTTAAATCACTTAAAATTGATCAGCTGGACAAAGCTGTATTAAGAAGAGCAAAGAAAATGGGCTTTACAGATAGCATAATTGCTAAATTCACTAATTCAACAAAAGAAGAAATTACTGAATTAAGAAAGAAAGAAGGAATTGTTGCAACCTACAAAATGGTTGATACCTGTGCAGCTGAGTTCGAAGCTCAAACCCCATACTACTATTCAACTTATGATAATTATTCTGAGGTTAAACCTTCAAATAGAGAAAAGATATTAGTTTTGGGCTCAGGTCCAATAAGAATTGGTCAGGGTATTGAATTTGATTATTGTTCAGTTCATTCTGTATGGGCCTTAAAGGATATGGGATACGAGACTATAATAGCAAATAACAACCCTGAGACAGTAAGTACAGATTTTGATACATCAGACAGGCTTTACTTTGAACCACTTACTCCTGAGGATGTAATTAATATTGTTGAAGCAGAGAACCCAAAGGGTGCTATTGTACAATTTGGAGGTCAAACTGCAATTAAGTTGACAAAAACTCTTGATGATTATGGAGTTAAATTGTTTGGTACAGAAGCAAAAAGTGTTGATGCTGCTGAGGATAGAGAAAAATTTGATGAGATACTTGAAAAAACTGGCATTCCAAGACCACAGGGAAGAACAATATTTACACTTGAGGAAGCATTAGCTGCTGCAAATGAGTTAGGATATCCTGTGCTTGTAAGGCCATCCTATGTACTTGGCGGTCAGGGAATGGAAATAGCCTTCAGTGACAAAGATGTTATTGAGTTTATGGAAATAATTAATAGAACTGTTCAAGAGCATCCTATATTGATAGATAAGTATATGATGGGTAAGGAAATTGAAGTTGATGCTATTTGTGACGGTGAAAATATGCTTATTCCTGGCATTATGGAGCATCTTGAAAGAGCTGGAGTTCACTCTGGTGACAGTATTTCCGTTTATCCTTCACAGACAATTAGTGAAAAAACTAAAGCTATTATCGTTGATTATACAGAAAGATTGGCTAAAGCACTCAATGTAGTAGGTTTGGTTAATATTCAATATGTTTTATATAATGATGAGGTTTATGTAATAGAGGTTAACCCAAGATCAAGTCGTACAGTTCCGTATATAAGCAAGGTTACAGGTATACCTATGGTAGATTTAGCCACTAAAGTTATGATGGGTAAAAAACTCAGTGACTTTAAATATGGTACAGGTTTGTATAAAGAACCAAATTATGTTTCTGTTAAAGTTCCTGTATTCTCATTTGAAAAGCTTCATGGTGTTGATACCACATTAGGTCCTGAAATGAAGTCTACAGGAGAGGTTTTAGGTATAGCAGACAATTTCCCAGAAGCTCTTTATAAAGGAATAATTGCTTCAGGTATAAAATTGCCTCAAAAGGGTGATGGAATATTAATGACAGTAAGAGATACTGATAAGCCTGAGTTAGCAGAGATTGCAGAAGGCTTTGAAAAGCTTGGCTTCACACTATATGGTACAGGAAAGACTGCAAATATGTTAAATCACAAAGGTATTGCTACTAATGCAGTTAAAAAGCTTGATGAAGGCTCACCAAATATTTTGGATTTGATTCAATCAGGTAAAATAGGTTTAATAATCAATACTCCTACAAAGGGTAGAAAGCCTGATAGAGATGGCTTCAAGATAAGAAGAAAGGCAGTTGAAATGTCAATACCATGCTTAACTTCACTTGATACAGCAAATGCAATATTAAAGTGCTTGAAGCTGGGTAAAACTTTGGGAGAACTAGATGTGTTGAACTTGAGTATTTTTGAGTAA